The genome window GGCCCTGTACGGGGTGGTGGGCTATGTCATGGCCTTCCGCGGCAACCGCGTCGATCTGTACATGAGTGCGGACAAGACACCCCTGATCGTCTGGACCTGTGTGGCGGTGGCGTCCGTTTCATTGTGGTACGCGTTTCTCACCAACGACTTCAGCGTCGAATACGTGTGGGCGTACTCCAACCGCGAGCTCGACATCTTTTACAAATTTTCCTCGTTCTGGGGCGGACAGAAGGGATCGCTCCTGTTCTGGACCCTGATCCTTTCCACCTACATGCTGATCGTGTATGTCCAGAACCGGAAACAGAACGTGCGTCTGGTGCCGGTGGGGCTGGCGGTGATGATGGTCATCGCCATTTTCTTTCTCGGCCTGCTCAACTTCAGCACCAATCCTTTCGAGCGCATTCCGCTGCCGCCGGAAGACGGACGCGGTCTGAATCCGCTGCTTCAAAATTACTGGATGGTGATTCATCCGCCGACGCTGTACCTCGGTTATGTCGGCTTCACCGTGCCCTTCGCCTTCGCCACGGCGGCCTTGTTGACGAAGAACCTCGACGACGGCTGGATTCGCATGACCCGCAAGTGGACGCTGGTGTCGTGGTTTTTCCTGTGCATGGGCAATCTGTTCGGCGCGCAGTGGGCGTATGTGGAGCTGGGCTGGGGCGGTTACTGGGCGTGGGATCCGGTGGAAAACGCGGCCTTCATGCCGTTGCTCATTGCGACCGCCTTTCTGCATTCGGTGATGATTCAGGAAAAGAAGGACATGATGAAGGTCTGGAACATGTCGCTCATCCTGCTCACTTTTGTGATGACCATCTTCGGCACTTTCATCACCCGCAGCGGGCTCATCCAGTCCGTGCACACGTTCGACGAAGCGACGTTGGGATTCTATTTCCTCGGGTTTCTCGGGGTGATCATTGTGTTTTCCACGGTGCTGATTCTCAAACGCCTGCCTCTGCTTAAAAGCAATAACGAACTGGATTCGTTCCTGTCGCGTGAGAGCAGTTTCCTGTTCAACAACCTGGTGTTGCTTGGCATCACCTTCTCCACGTTCTGGGGAACGATTTTCCCGATCATTTCGGAAGCCTTCCGCGGCGTGAAGATCACCGTTGGCCCGCCGTTCTACAACCAGGTGAATGTGCCCATCGGGCTGGTCTTGCTGGCTCTGGTCGGCATCGGTCCGGTCATTGCCTGGCGCAAGGCGACGTGGTCCAACCTCAAAAAGAATTTCACAAAACCGGTACTGGTGGCGCTGGCCGGAGCGGCGGTGCTGTTTCCCTTCGTGCCGTTGACGGACAAGGCGGAAATCTATTCGTACATCACGTTCATCCTCTGCTTTTTCGTGCTGGCCTCGATCCTCACCGAGTTTTACAAGGGGGCCATCGCGCGCCATGCGGCGCATGAGGAATCGTATCCGTCTGCATTGTCGCAACTGGTCTGGAAGAACAAGCGGCGTTACGGCGGCTACACCGTCCACATCGGCGTGGTGCTGCTGTTCGCGGGCATCGCCGGGTCGCAGGCCTACGATACGGAAATGCAGAAGCACGTGCAGATCGGTGAAACCGTCAAGCTGCGCAATTACGACATCACTTACGAGCGCTTGATGGTCAAGGAGCAGACGTCGGTCAAGACCCGCGTCATCGCGCAGTTGGGCATCTTCCAGGACGGCCGCCGCATCTGGACCGGCAACCCGGAAAAGGAATTTTACAAGGGACAGAAACAGCCCGTCACCGAAGTGGACCTGTTGTCCACGTATAAGGAAGACCTGTACCTGATTCTCGCGGATTTCAATCCCGACACCAGTGCGGCGACGATCAAGATTCACATCAACCCGATGGTGAGCTGGATGTGGACCGGTGCCTGGGTCATTGCCTTCGGCACGTCCATCTGCATGTGGCCGGACCGGTTGGAGTCACGCCGCCGTCTGGAACGCCTGAAGCGTCAGGAAGCCATTTTCATGCCGGCACAGGAGTGAAGGTCATGCGCATCAAAATCATAACCGTTGCATTGTTTGTCATGTGGGCGGGCGGGTCCGTTCCGGCATTTGCGGCGACGCAACTGGAAAACCTGGAAAACGCGTTGATGTGCACCTGCGATGACAAGTGCGGCAAAGTGCTCATCAATTGCAGTTGCGATCATTCTGAAAAAATGCGCGGCACGTTGACCCAGCAACTGGAATCGGGATTGACCGTCAAGCAGATCGTCCAGACCTATGTGGACAAGCATGGCGAGACCGTCCTGTCCGCTCCCACCAAATCCGGATTCAACCTCACCGCATGGGTCACGCCGTTTGTAGCGTTGATGGTCGGCGGTTTTGGCGTGCGCAAGGCGATCGTTGCCTGGACGCGCAAACCCGGCATCGTCTCGACGGACGCGGCATCCGGCAACGGCGACAGCGAGGACGCACCGCAGAAAAAGGCTGAGGACCGACCGTATCAGAACCGGTTGAAAGACGAACTGGATCGGTTGGAAACTTGAACTCATGAGCGGTGTTCACATTCTGGAATTCATCGTTGTTGCGGCCGTATTGATTGCGGTGGGCATTCCCCTGTTCTCCAAACTCAGCGGCAAAAGACTCTATTCCCCCCTCGATCCCGCCGGTGAAGAGTACAAGCACCTGCTCGTGCGCAAGGAAGAAGTGCTCCTGTCCATCAAGGAACTGGAATTCGATTTCAATACCGACAAAATTTCAAAAACCGATTACGACAATCTCCTCGCCAAGCTGGAAGAGGAAGCATTCCAGATTTTGAAACGCATCGACGAACTGGAAGAGCAGTTCAAAGCCGACAAAAAAAAGAAGCCCAAGAAGTCCAAGCAGGTGGATGCGGCCTGACTGGACACAAACCGGTTTGCCGGGTCCGGCAATCCTCATCCTTTGAAAACCGCCAACCATGCCCGAAGCCTCCGCCGCCCAGTCGAACGACATCGCCCTCGCTGTGCGGGGCTTGCGGAAAAGTTTCGGACACATCGAGGCGGTGCGTGGCATTGAGTTCGACCTGAAGCGCGGCGAGTTCCTGACCGTATTCGGCCCCAACGGTGCCGGCAAAACGACGCTCATCCGCATGCTGGCGTCTCTGACGCGTCCCACCGGCGGCAGCGCCACGGTGGCGGGTTACGATGTCACCGCCAACGATCCCCTCATGCGGCGCGAGATCGGGGTGATCTCCCACGCCAGCTTTTTGTACGCGGACCTGTCGGCGTTCGAGAACGTGCGGTTCTACGCGAAAATGTACGGCGTCGAGCACCCGGCGGATCGCGCCAAACAGGTGATCGATGAAGTCGGCCTGCTGCCGCGCCTGCACGACCGCGTGCGCACGTTTTCGCGCGGCATGCTGCAACGCCTGTCCATCGCCCGCGCCATCGTGCACAACCCGTCGATCCTGTTTCTTGACGAACCGTACACCGGGCTGGACCAGCACGCGTCGCTGAAACTGCGCGAACAACTGGAAACGCTGCACACCCAGCACCGCACGGTGTTGATGACGACGCACGACTTTGCGCGCGGACTGGAAATGTGCGACCGCGTTGCCATTCAGGCGCGAGGCCGGTTTGTGTTGCACGAGCCGGTGCACAACATCGACACCCGCTGCTTTGAAAAACTGTATCTGGAGCAGGTCGGCCAGTCCGGTTGAAGGCGGCACGGCGCCGCAAGGGCATGGCGGCACCGGATGGAATGAGGCATAATGAACGATAGAAAGAATAGCGCATGAACGGATATTTTCAACAGATCGGCGCCATTGCCGGCAAGGATTTCAGCACCGAGTTCAAGACGCGGGAGTTGTTCAGTTCGATGTTCGTCTTCGGCCTGCTGGTGATCCTGATTTTTATTTTTTCCGTCGATCTCAGTCTGGTCAACGCCAACGCCGTCGGCCCCGGTGTTCTCTGGGTTGCCATCCTGTTTGCGGGCACGCTGGGCCTCAACCGGTCGTTCACGCTGGAAAAAGAAAACGGTTGTCTGCAAGGGTTGATCCTGACGCCGGTCGATCGGTCGGCAATTTATTTCGGTAAAATGCTGAGCAACCTGGCGTTCCTGCTCATCATGGAAGCGTTTCTGCTGCCCGTGTTCATGGTGTTTTTCAACGTCGATATCCTGTCGCATCTGGGGCCGCTGCTGGTGGTCCTGTTTCTGGGGACGCTCGGATTCAGCGCGCTGGGCACGTTGCTGTCGTCGTTGTCGTCGAACCTGAAAACGCGCGAGATCATGTTGCCGATCCTGCTGTACCCGCTGATGGTGCCCATCGCCATCGGGTCCGTGCGCATGACCAGCCAGATCCTGATGGGCAAGTCGCTTGCCGACAACCTCAACTGGCTTGGATTGACCGTGTGTTTCGATGTGATCTTCATCGGTGTGTCCATCATGACCATCGATTACATTTTCGAGGAGTGAAGGAATGGACAACCTGGGATTTTTGTTTGCCGCCAACCTGTTCGTGTGGGGCGGCATACTCGTTTACGTGTTCACTCTCATGAAGCGCAACCGTTCCCTGAAGGCGGACCTGGACCTGCTGAATGAAACCCTCAACAAGGACAAGCGGAATGACTGACCGTGACGAGGCCGCATCCGAAAACGGCGGCAACGGCGGCGTCCTGCTGGCGTTGACGCTGGGGGCTGTGGTGGCGATGCTGGTGGCCATTTTTATCTATGTGCCGACCGAGGCCACCGAGGGCGTGGTGCAGCGCATCATGTATTTTCATATCCCGTCGGCGTGGATCGCGTTCTTCGCGTTCTTCGTGGTGTTCCTGTGCAGCATTCTGTTCTTATGGAAAGGGGATCGCGAATGGGATATCTACGCGCATGCTTCGGCGGAAGTGGGCGTGCTGTTCTGTTCGCTGGTGCTCATCACCGGACCCATCTGGGCCAAACCCATCTGGGGCACCTGGTGGGTATGGGATGCGCGGTTGACCTCGACCTTGGTGCTGTGGCTGATTTATGTGGCGTACCTGATGCTGCGCGTGCAGACCGATGCCGGATCCACTCGCGCCAAGTACGCGGCGGTGGTCGGCATCGTCGGGTTTCTCGACATTCCCCTGATTCATTTCTCGGTCCTGTGGTGGCGGACGTTCCATCCCAAACCCAAGATGATCACGCCCGAAGGATTTGGCGCCGGCATGGACACGCCCATGATCATCACGCTGATGGTCGCGCTCGGTGCGTTCACTCTTTTATATTTTCTATTGATGTCGCAGCGCGTGGCCATCGAACGGATGAAAGATGAAGTCGATCGACTCAAAAAAGAAAAGCTCTACTCTCATTAAGAAGTATGCTGCGATCTATGTGGTGTTGTTCATCGGCGCACTGATGCTGTTCGTCAGCCATTATTATGAAACGCCGGTGACGACGGAGGACGTGCAGGTCGCTTCCGTGCACACGCAAGAACGTTCCGCGGTGGGCTACATGGCGCCCGGTTTCACCGTGCGCAACCTGGATGGCAACCGCATCAGCCTTGAAGATTATAAGGGCCAGGTGGTGGTGCTCAACCTGTGGGCGACGTGGTGTGGCCCTTGCCGAATCGAGATGCCCGGATTTGAAAATCTGTACCGGCGCTTCCGTTCCGAAGGATTGACCATCCTCGCGGTCAGTCTGGACAAGGACAACGATCAGAAAGTCCGCGACTTCGTGAAGGAATACAAGCTGTCGTTCCCGGTGGTGCTGGACCCGCAGCAGAAGGTGGAAAGCCGGTACAACACGTTCACCATTCCGACCACGTATGTCATCGACCGGGAAGGGCGGATCGTCGCGGTGGTGGATGGCGCGAAGAACTGGGAATCGCGGGAAACCTTCGACGCGCTCGAACTCCTGTTAAAAAAATCCTGAAATCCGGGGCTCCGGTCCCACGCCTTCAACGGTTCGCATTATGGAAACCAACGCCCTGATTCTGGAAGCCAACAACGCATTTTACGAGGCTTTCAACAAACAGGATCTGGACGCAATGAAGGCCCTGTGGCAGGACGATGGGGCGGCGGTGTGCATCCATCCCGGCTGGCCGGTGCTGCGCGGCTATACGCCGATCATCCAGAGTTGGAAGGACATCTTCGACAACACCGACCACATGGAAATCCGATTGAGCGATGTGGGCGTGTTGGTGACGGGTGATCTGGCGTGGGTCGGTTGTCAGGAAAACCTGTTTTCCATTCACATGGCCGGTGTGCAGACCTCGCACGTGCACGCCACCAACCTGTTCCGCTCGGTGAACGGTGCATGGAAAATGATTCTGCACCACGCCGCCTCGGTGCCGCCACGCTCCCAGCCTGGTGGCGAAGAACGCTAGTCCCCTCCATCACGTCCGCAGGTGACACGCCACCCAGTGGCCGGGCGCGACTTCCTTCAACT of Nitrospina watsonii contains these proteins:
- a CDS encoding peroxiredoxin family protein is translated as MKSIDSKKKSSTLIKKYAAIYVVLFIGALMLFVSHYYETPVTTEDVQVASVHTQERSAVGYMAPGFTVRNLDGNRISLEDYKGQVVVLNLWATWCGPCRIEMPGFENLYRRFRSEGLTILAVSLDKDNDQKVRDFVKEYKLSFPVVLDPQQKVESRYNTFTIPTTYVIDREGRIVAVVDGAKNWESRETFDALELLLKKS
- the ccsA gene encoding cytochrome c biogenesis protein CcsA — encoded protein: MTDRDEAASENGGNGGVLLALTLGAVVAMLVAIFIYVPTEATEGVVQRIMYFHIPSAWIAFFAFFVVFLCSILFLWKGDREWDIYAHASAEVGVLFCSLVLITGPIWAKPIWGTWWVWDARLTSTLVLWLIYVAYLMLRVQTDAGSTRAKYAAVVGIVGFLDIPLIHFSVLWWRTFHPKPKMITPEGFGAGMDTPMIITLMVALGAFTLLYFLLMSQRVAIERMKDEVDRLKKEKLYSH
- a CDS encoding nuclear transport factor 2 family protein, with translation METNALILEANNAFYEAFNKQDLDAMKALWQDDGAAVCIHPGWPVLRGYTPIIQSWKDIFDNTDHMEIRLSDVGVLVTGDLAWVGCQENLFSIHMAGVQTSHVHATNLFRSVNGAWKMILHHAASVPPRSQPGGEER
- a CDS encoding heme lyase CcmF/NrfE family subunit, with the protein product MNELGEFALMVALATALYGVVGYVMAFRGNRVDLYMSADKTPLIVWTCVAVASVSLWYAFLTNDFSVEYVWAYSNRELDIFYKFSSFWGGQKGSLLFWTLILSTYMLIVYVQNRKQNVRLVPVGLAVMMVIAIFFLGLLNFSTNPFERIPLPPEDGRGLNPLLQNYWMVIHPPTLYLGYVGFTVPFAFATAALLTKNLDDGWIRMTRKWTLVSWFFLCMGNLFGAQWAYVELGWGGYWAWDPVENAAFMPLLIATAFLHSVMIQEKKDMMKVWNMSLILLTFVMTIFGTFITRSGLIQSVHTFDEATLGFYFLGFLGVIIVFSTVLILKRLPLLKSNNELDSFLSRESSFLFNNLVLLGITFSTFWGTIFPIISEAFRGVKITVGPPFYNQVNVPIGLVLLALVGIGPVIAWRKATWSNLKKNFTKPVLVALAGAAVLFPFVPLTDKAEIYSYITFILCFFVLASILTEFYKGAIARHAAHEESYPSALSQLVWKNKRRYGGYTVHIGVVLLFAGIAGSQAYDTEMQKHVQIGETVKLRNYDITYERLMVKEQTSVKTRVIAQLGIFQDGRRIWTGNPEKEFYKGQKQPVTEVDLLSTYKEDLYLILADFNPDTSAATIKIHINPMVSWMWTGAWVIAFGTSICMWPDRLESRRRLERLKRQEAIFMPAQE
- a CDS encoding heme exporter protein CcmB, whose amino-acid sequence is MNGYFQQIGAIAGKDFSTEFKTRELFSSMFVFGLLVILIFIFSVDLSLVNANAVGPGVLWVAILFAGTLGLNRSFTLEKENGCLQGLILTPVDRSAIYFGKMLSNLAFLLIMEAFLLPVFMVFFNVDILSHLGPLLVVLFLGTLGFSALGTLLSSLSSNLKTREIMLPILLYPLMVPIAIGSVRMTSQILMGKSLADNLNWLGLTVCFDVIFIGVSIMTIDYIFEE
- a CDS encoding cytochrome c-type biogenesis protein, which encodes MRIKIITVALFVMWAGGSVPAFAATQLENLENALMCTCDDKCGKVLINCSCDHSEKMRGTLTQQLESGLTVKQIVQTYVDKHGETVLSAPTKSGFNLTAWVTPFVALMVGGFGVRKAIVAWTRKPGIVSTDAASGNGDSEDAPQKKAEDRPYQNRLKDELDRLET
- a CDS encoding ABC transporter ATP-binding protein, with product MPEASAAQSNDIALAVRGLRKSFGHIEAVRGIEFDLKRGEFLTVFGPNGAGKTTLIRMLASLTRPTGGSATVAGYDVTANDPLMRREIGVISHASFLYADLSAFENVRFYAKMYGVEHPADRAKQVIDEVGLLPRLHDRVRTFSRGMLQRLSIARAIVHNPSILFLDEPYTGLDQHASLKLREQLETLHTQHRTVLMTTHDFARGLEMCDRVAIQARGRFVLHEPVHNIDTRCFEKLYLEQVGQSG
- a CDS encoding CcmD family protein, giving the protein MDNLGFLFAANLFVWGGILVYVFTLMKRNRSLKADLDLLNETLNKDKRND